The following proteins come from a genomic window of Diorhabda carinulata isolate Delta chromosome X, icDioCari1.1, whole genome shotgun sequence:
- the LOC130901211 gene encoding mitochondrial import inner membrane translocase subunit TIM50-C-like, which produces MVSRYLKCHYFSRYNCLNQCRKLIRFTEVNSSNFIHRRKQNFSTENIKNTQKSDLTLNIIKILTTVFSISLTCICTYVIYTFGKPEEDTDGNLIKDGLEKNPIILQYLLRTYREILYMKKLVQQPLRDKLLPDPLGPPYSQPKYTLVLELTDVLVHPEWTYHTGLRFKKRPFLAYFLETMKESYEIVIYTAEQGVTVFPLIEAIDPENIIAYKLVRDATKFVGGYYIKRLENINRDLRKVICIDWNLNCVRLNCANLLKVKRWNGNDDDTALVDLASLLKAIADNGIEDVREVLIYYSKYDDPVGAFREKEKRLIEELEAHAAANRNRRRVPRFWIARLFSKRPVQS; this is translated from the exons ATGGTGTCAAGATATTTGAAATGCCATTATTTTTCCCGATATAACTGTTTAAATCAGTGTAGGAAATTAATTAGATTCACCGAAGTAAACTCGTCAAACTTTATACATCGAAGAAAACAGAACTTTTCAAcggaaaatatcaaaaatacacaaaaatccGATTTAACTTtgaacattataaaaatattaaccacAGTGTTTAGTATATCCTTAACTTGCATTTGCACTTATGTGATTTATACATTCGGAAAACCCGAAGAAGATACGGACGGTAATCTAATTAAAGATGGTTTAGAAAAGAATCCAatcattttacaatatttactaAGAACTTATagagaaatattatatatgaagAAGCTAGTGCAACAACCATTAAGGGATAAACTATTACCTGATCCTTTAGGACCACCGTATTCGCAACCCAAGTATACGTTGGTGTTGGAGTTAACAGACGTTTTAGTTCATCCAGAGTGGACATATCATACAG gCTTGAGGTTCAAGAAACGACCTTTTTTGGCGTATTTTctagaaacaatgaaagaatCATACGAGATAGTAATTTATACAGCTGAACAAGGAGTTACTGTTTTTCCCCTAATTGAAGCCATAGATCCGGAAAATATTATAGCTTATAAGTTG gtaagAGACGCAACAAAATTCGTTGGCGGCTATTACATCAAACGTCTTGAAAATATCAACAGAGATTTAAGAAAAGTCATTTGTATAGATTGGAACCTCAACTGTGTCAGATTGAATTGTGCTAACTTACTAAAAGTCAAAAGATGGAATGGAAATGACGACGATACCGCTTTAGTAGATTTAGCGTCGTTGTTGAAAGCAATCGCAGACAACGGTATAGAAGATGTGCGAGAAGTTTTGATATACTATAGTAAGTATGACGACCCCGTTGGAGCGTTTAGAGAAAAAGAGAAGCGACTCATTGAAGAACTAGAGGCGCACGCAGCTGCGAATAGGAATAGACGTCGTGTACCTAGATTTTGGATAGCGAGATTGTTTAGTAAAAGACCCGTTCAATCCTAA